The proteins below come from a single Arthrobacter sp. B1I2 genomic window:
- a CDS encoding dipeptide ABC transporter ATP-binding protein, with product MTSPDVRIDEAGTTGVRPLLEILDLAITFRTGSGEVQAVRNAHLTIMPGETVAIVGESGSGKSTTALAAIGLLPNNGTVSGGQILLDGEDIAHASEHRMIELRGNTIGMVPQDPMSNLNPVWKIGYQVRETLRANGRPSGPDDIAKVLSQAGLPDAKRRANQYPHEFSGGMRQRALIAIGLSCQPRLLIADEPTSALDVTVQRQILDHLETMTSELGTSVLLITHDLGLAAERADKVVVMYQGRVVEAGPSLELLRNPQHPYTKRLVESAPSLASRRIQVAKEQGVETTDLLAPAVETVKPETFLQIQDLRKVYKLRQGLGKSTDFAAVDGVSFDVRRGTTTAIVGESGSGKSTVAKMVLQLEKPTDGRILFDGVDTSALKPAELFKFRRRVQPIFQDPYGSLDPMYNIYRTIEEPLRVHKIGDQASREKKVRTLLDQVALPQSAMQRYPNELSGGQRQRVAIARALALDPEVIICDEAVSALDVLVQAQVLNLLADLQANLGLTYLFITHDLAVVRQIADHVCVMEKGRLVETGSTDDVFESPQQDYTKALLNAIPGAKLMLPPEVA from the coding sequence ATGACAAGTCCAGACGTCCGCATTGATGAGGCCGGCACCACCGGCGTTAGGCCGCTGCTCGAAATCCTTGACCTGGCCATCACCTTCAGGACCGGCAGCGGCGAAGTCCAGGCTGTACGGAATGCGCACCTCACCATCATGCCCGGTGAAACGGTCGCCATCGTGGGGGAGTCCGGCTCCGGCAAATCCACCACCGCCCTGGCGGCCATCGGACTCCTGCCCAACAACGGCACGGTGTCCGGCGGACAGATCCTGCTTGACGGCGAGGACATCGCCCACGCCAGCGAGCATCGCATGATCGAACTGCGCGGCAACACCATCGGCATGGTCCCGCAGGACCCTATGTCCAACCTGAACCCCGTGTGGAAGATCGGCTACCAGGTCCGGGAAACACTGCGGGCGAACGGCCGTCCCAGCGGGCCGGACGATATCGCCAAGGTGCTGTCCCAGGCTGGACTGCCGGACGCCAAGCGCCGTGCCAACCAGTACCCGCACGAGTTCTCGGGCGGAATGCGCCAGCGTGCACTGATCGCCATCGGCCTCTCCTGCCAGCCGCGCCTGCTGATTGCGGACGAGCCGACGTCGGCCCTCGACGTCACCGTCCAGCGGCAGATCCTGGATCACCTGGAGACCATGACCAGCGAGCTGGGCACCTCGGTCCTGCTGATCACCCACGACCTGGGCCTGGCAGCCGAGCGCGCAGACAAGGTCGTGGTCATGTACCAGGGCCGCGTTGTTGAAGCGGGACCGTCGCTGGAATTGCTCCGCAACCCGCAGCACCCCTACACCAAGCGGCTCGTGGAGTCCGCTCCGTCCCTGGCCAGCCGCCGTATCCAGGTGGCCAAGGAGCAGGGAGTGGAGACGACGGACCTGCTGGCGCCCGCCGTCGAGACGGTGAAGCCCGAAACCTTCCTGCAGATCCAGGACCTGCGGAAGGTGTACAAGCTCCGCCAGGGGCTGGGCAAGTCAACGGACTTCGCGGCTGTTGACGGCGTGAGCTTCGACGTCCGGCGTGGAACCACGACGGCGATCGTGGGGGAGTCGGGATCCGGCAAGTCCACAGTGGCCAAGATGGTCCTCCAGCTGGAGAAGCCGACGGACGGCAGGATCCTGTTCGACGGCGTCGACACCTCCGCACTGAAGCCTGCTGAACTGTTCAAGTTCCGCAGGCGGGTCCAGCCGATCTTCCAGGACCCGTACGGCTCCCTCGATCCGATGTACAACATCTACCGCACGATCGAAGAACCGCTCCGGGTCCACAAGATCGGGGACCAGGCCAGCCGGGAGAAGAAAGTCCGGACGCTGCTGGACCAGGTTGCGCTGCCCCAGTCCGCCATGCAGCGGTACCCGAACGAGCTGTCGGGCGGCCAGCGGCAGCGTGTCGCCATTGCCCGGGCGCTTGCGCTGGACCCCGAGGTCATCATCTGTGATGAGGCCGTATCCGCGCTGGACGTGCTGGTGCAGGCGCAGGTACTGAACCTGCTCGCCGACCTGCAGGCCAACCTTGGGCTGACCTACCTGTTCATCACCCACGACCTTGCGGTGGTTCGGCAGATCGCGGACCACGTGTGCGTGATGGAGAAGGGCCGCCTGGTGGAAACCGGCTCCACGGACGACGTCTTCGAATCGCCCCAGCAGGACTACACCAAGGCCCTGCTCAACGCCATTCCGGGGGCGAAGCTGATGCTTCCGCCCGAGGTGGCGTAG
- a CDS encoding SGNH/GDSL hydrolase family protein has product MSSKIPRKSRSRPARVLARAAVFALTAGVVLAGPGQPVVDLPEDAPAAATESIPPALLRAADTPRLDDASRSLEIDLAEVLHRPALFPGDIYRNPVFGRKEVVLANVRSTAVLIGDSQSVPDDSWPRRALAGLGYNVHFCGYGGTGFTAANGKIGNYIDALERGDWLLPAGTPGLIVVEGGGNDAAHGASDALISANANRLIQALKARYPTTQIVMVGTLARGAQNGGGRRSQVDGLLGDIAARQKVTFVSAGDWLTKYNLTQHLADAVHMDAEGRRQLGEVLERRFRELQVPGAPGTGATPAPAGTNGVKG; this is encoded by the coding sequence ATGAGCAGCAAAATCCCCCGGAAATCGCGTTCCAGACCTGCGCGTGTCCTCGCCCGCGCCGCGGTGTTCGCACTGACTGCCGGGGTGGTTCTCGCGGGTCCGGGACAACCGGTTGTGGACCTGCCGGAGGATGCCCCCGCGGCAGCAACGGAGAGTATCCCGCCGGCCCTGCTCAGGGCGGCGGACACACCGCGCCTGGACGACGCATCCCGGTCCCTGGAGATCGACCTGGCGGAAGTACTGCACCGGCCCGCGCTTTTTCCCGGGGACATTTACCGAAACCCCGTCTTTGGCCGCAAGGAAGTTGTGCTTGCGAATGTCCGGAGCACAGCGGTTCTCATCGGGGACTCACAGTCCGTTCCTGATGACAGCTGGCCGCGCCGGGCCCTGGCAGGCCTGGGTTACAACGTCCACTTCTGTGGCTACGGCGGCACCGGATTCACCGCTGCCAACGGGAAAATCGGAAACTACATCGATGCCCTGGAGCGCGGCGACTGGCTACTTCCGGCGGGAACACCGGGACTGATAGTGGTGGAAGGCGGCGGCAACGATGCTGCCCACGGAGCATCCGATGCCCTAATCTCCGCCAACGCCAACCGGCTCATCCAGGCACTCAAAGCCAGGTACCCCACCACGCAGATCGTCATGGTGGGAACCCTTGCGCGCGGAGCCCAAAACGGTGGCGGCCGCCGGAGCCAGGTGGACGGACTGCTGGGTGACATCGCGGCCAGGCAAAAGGTCACCTTCGTGAGCGCGGGCGACTGGCTGACGAAGTACAACCTCACGCAGCATCTGGCTGACGCAGTCCACATGGACGCCGAAGGCCGCAGGCAGCTTGGCGAAGTTCTGGAACGCCGCTTCCGCGAACTGCAGGTTCCCGGCGCCCCCGGCACCGGCGCAACCCCGGCACCAGCGGGAACGAACGGTGTAAAGGGCTGA
- the typA gene encoding translational GTPase TypA — translation MSETTTNTAVATASRSDLRNVAIVAHVDHGKTTLVDAMLKQTNSFAEHNHLEDRVMDSGDLEREKGITILAKNTTVAYNGPSSNGETITINVIDTPGHADFGGEVERGLSMVDGVVLLVDASEGPLPQTRFVLRKALAAHLPVILLVNKTDRPDARIDEVVHESMDLLLGLASDLADEVPDLDLDKILNVPVVYAAAKVGRASLEQPANGTAPENEDLEPLFQTIIEHIPAPTYNPEGVLQAHVTNLDASPFLGRLALLRIYNGTLRKGQTVAWARANGELKNVRITELLATKALDRVPAESAGPGEIVAVAGIEEITIGETLTDAENPQPLPLITVDDPAISMTIGINTSPLAGKVKGAKVTARQVKDRLDKELIGNVSIKVLPTERPDAWEVQGRGELALAILVEQMRREGFELTVGKPQVVTKTIDGKIHEPMEHMTIDVPEEYLGAVTQLMAARKGRMTNMANHGTGWCRMEFIVPARGLIGFRTKFLTDTRGAGIAASISEGYEPWAGPIEYRTNGSMVADRAGVVTPFAMINLQERGSFFVKPTSEVYEGMIVGENSRADDMDVNITKEKKLTNMRAASSDTFENLTPPRDLTLEESLEFAREDECVEVTPEAIRIRKVILDTNERAKATRARAKA, via the coding sequence ATGTCTGAAACCACCACCAACACCGCGGTAGCCACTGCCTCACGCAGTGACCTGCGCAACGTCGCGATTGTGGCCCACGTTGACCACGGCAAGACCACTTTGGTCGATGCCATGCTCAAGCAGACCAACTCCTTTGCCGAGCACAACCACCTCGAAGACCGCGTGATGGACTCCGGTGACCTGGAGCGCGAAAAGGGCATCACCATCCTGGCCAAGAACACCACGGTGGCCTACAACGGTCCGTCCTCCAACGGCGAGACCATCACCATCAACGTCATCGATACCCCCGGCCACGCCGACTTTGGTGGCGAGGTGGAGCGCGGCCTGTCCATGGTTGACGGCGTCGTCCTCCTCGTCGATGCTTCTGAAGGGCCGCTCCCGCAGACGCGCTTCGTGCTGCGCAAGGCCCTCGCCGCCCACCTGCCGGTGATCCTGCTGGTCAACAAGACCGACCGCCCCGACGCGCGCATCGATGAAGTGGTGCACGAGTCCATGGACCTGCTGCTGGGCCTCGCCTCCGACCTCGCGGACGAAGTTCCCGACCTTGACCTGGACAAGATCCTCAACGTCCCCGTCGTCTACGCCGCAGCGAAGGTCGGCCGCGCCTCCCTTGAGCAGCCCGCCAACGGCACCGCCCCGGAGAACGAGGACCTGGAGCCGCTGTTCCAGACCATCATCGAGCACATCCCTGCACCGACCTACAACCCGGAAGGTGTCCTGCAGGCGCACGTCACCAACCTGGACGCTTCCCCGTTCCTCGGCCGCCTGGCACTGCTCCGCATCTACAACGGCACCCTGCGCAAGGGCCAGACCGTCGCCTGGGCACGGGCCAATGGCGAGCTCAAGAACGTCAGGATCACCGAACTCCTCGCCACCAAGGCCCTGGATCGTGTCCCGGCCGAGTCCGCCGGGCCGGGTGAGATTGTCGCCGTCGCCGGCATTGAGGAGATCACCATCGGTGAGACCCTGACGGACGCCGAGAACCCGCAGCCGCTGCCGCTGATCACCGTGGACGATCCCGCCATCTCCATGACCATCGGTATCAACACCTCCCCGCTGGCCGGCAAGGTCAAGGGCGCCAAGGTCACCGCGCGCCAGGTGAAGGACCGCCTGGACAAGGAACTGATCGGTAACGTCTCCATCAAGGTGCTCCCCACCGAGCGTCCTGACGCCTGGGAAGTCCAAGGCCGTGGCGAGCTCGCCCTGGCCATCCTCGTGGAGCAGATGCGCCGCGAAGGCTTCGAACTGACCGTGGGCAAGCCGCAGGTTGTCACCAAGACCATCGACGGCAAGATCCACGAGCCGATGGAGCACATGACCATCGACGTCCCCGAGGAGTACCTTGGCGCCGTGACCCAGTTGATGGCAGCCCGCAAGGGCCGCATGACCAACATGGCCAACCACGGCACCGGCTGGTGCCGGATGGAATTCATCGTTCCGGCCCGTGGCCTGATCGGCTTCCGCACCAAGTTCCTCACGGACACCCGGGGCGCCGGCATCGCCGCGTCCATCTCCGAGGGCTACGAGCCGTGGGCCGGTCCCATCGAGTACCGCACCAACGGCTCCATGGTTGCCGACCGCGCCGGTGTGGTGACCCCGTTCGCCATGATCAACCTGCAGGAACGCGGCTCCTTCTTCGTGAAGCCCACGTCCGAGGTGTACGAAGGCATGATCGTGGGCGAGAACTCCCGCGCCGACGACATGGACGTCAACATCACCAAGGAAAAGAAGCTCACCAACATGCGTGCGGCTTCTTCGGACACCTTCGAGAACCTGACCCCGCCGCGTGACCTGACCCTTGAAGAGTCGCTCGAATTCGCCCGCGAGGACGAGTGCGTCGAGGTGACCCCGGAAGCCATCCGAATCCGCAAGGTCATCCTGGACACCAACGAGCGTGCCAAGGCCACTCGCGCCCGCGCCAAGGCATAA
- a CDS encoding putative acetyltransferase — protein sequence MSLPVPAPARFLSSAEPGIRVVVRYRIEEGLTDALGHLLRCDAGSCTVRTRQADVVIPLDRVVAAKEVPPAPPRRPAR from the coding sequence GTGAGTCTGCCAGTCCCTGCGCCCGCCCGGTTCCTTAGCTCGGCTGAGCCAGGCATTCGGGTGGTGGTGCGCTACCGGATCGAGGAAGGCCTGACGGACGCCCTGGGCCACCTGCTGCGGTGCGATGCCGGTTCCTGTACCGTCCGCACCCGGCAGGCCGACGTCGTCATTCCCCTTGACCGCGTGGTGGCCGCCAAGGAAGTCCCGCCCGCTCCCCCGCGGCGCCCAGCGCGCTGA
- the fdxA gene encoding ferredoxin, whose protein sequence is MTYVIAQPCVDVKDKACIEECPVDCIYEGERSLYIHPDECVDCGACEPVCPVEAIYYEDDTPEEWADYYKANVEFFDDLGSPGGAAKIGNTGKDHPMIAALPPQNQDH, encoded by the coding sequence GTGACGTACGTAATCGCGCAGCCGTGTGTGGATGTTAAGGACAAGGCGTGCATCGAGGAATGCCCGGTCGACTGCATCTATGAAGGCGAGCGTTCGCTGTACATCCATCCGGATGAGTGCGTCGACTGCGGTGCCTGCGAGCCGGTGTGCCCGGTAGAGGCCATCTACTACGAGGATGACACCCCGGAAGAATGGGCGGACTACTACAAGGCCAACGTGGAGTTCTTCGATGACCTTGGTTCCCCGGGCGGCGCCGCCAAGATCGGCAACACGGGCAAGGACCACCCGATGATCGCCGCCCTGCCGCCGCAGAACCAAGACCACTAA
- the dapC gene encoding succinyldiaminopimelate transaminase, translated as MTAAVNSFGLDLPDYPWEAMAPYLAKASEHPGGAVNLSIGTPVDPTPQLVQDALKAAANAPGYPTVHGTPALREAIAGWFERRRGVSGLDPRNIMPTVGSKELVAWLPLLLGLKPGDVVVRPKVAYPTYDIGATLAGVTSVATDNLDELDDATRSRVRLIWVNSPGNPTGSVRDADSLKALVVQARELGAVVASDECYAELGWGDWDVQRGGRPVPSILDPRVAGGSHQGLLAVYSLSKQSNLAGYRAAFVAGDPDLMPNLVNSRKHAGMIVPYPVQEAMRVALGDDAHVEAQKDLYRGRRERLVPALLDFGLEIKESDAGLYLWSTAGEDTWDTVARLAGRGIVVGPGVFYGDAGNGYIRVALTGSDERIDAAVERLAGS; from the coding sequence GTGACCGCAGCAGTGAATTCGTTTGGCCTGGACCTGCCCGACTACCCCTGGGAGGCCATGGCGCCGTACCTGGCCAAAGCATCGGAGCATCCCGGCGGAGCCGTGAACCTCTCCATCGGTACGCCCGTGGACCCCACGCCGCAGCTGGTACAGGATGCACTGAAAGCGGCCGCAAACGCCCCCGGATACCCCACGGTGCACGGCACCCCGGCACTCCGGGAAGCCATCGCGGGATGGTTCGAACGCCGGCGGGGTGTTTCCGGCCTTGATCCCCGCAACATCATGCCCACGGTGGGCTCCAAGGAACTCGTCGCTTGGCTCCCGCTGCTGCTGGGCCTCAAGCCCGGTGACGTCGTCGTACGCCCGAAGGTGGCCTACCCCACGTACGATATCGGCGCGACCCTCGCCGGGGTCACGTCCGTCGCCACGGACAACCTGGACGAGCTCGACGACGCCACCCGGTCACGCGTCCGCCTCATCTGGGTCAATTCGCCGGGGAACCCTACCGGCAGTGTCCGCGACGCTGACTCGCTGAAGGCCCTGGTGGTCCAGGCTCGTGAACTGGGCGCGGTCGTGGCCTCGGATGAATGCTATGCAGAGCTTGGATGGGGCGACTGGGACGTCCAGCGCGGCGGCCGGCCCGTCCCCAGCATCCTCGACCCACGGGTGGCCGGGGGCTCGCACCAGGGCCTGCTGGCCGTGTACTCACTGAGCAAGCAGTCCAACCTCGCCGGTTACCGCGCAGCGTTCGTGGCCGGTGATCCGGACCTGATGCCGAATCTGGTCAACAGCCGCAAGCATGCAGGCATGATCGTCCCGTACCCGGTCCAGGAGGCCATGCGGGTGGCGCTGGGCGACGACGCCCACGTCGAGGCCCAGAAGGATTTGTACCGCGGCCGGCGCGAACGGCTGGTGCCCGCGCTGCTGGACTTCGGCCTGGAGATCAAGGAATCCGATGCCGGACTGTACCTGTGGTCGACGGCCGGAGAGGACACCTGGGACACAGTGGCCCGCCTGGCCGGGCGGGGCATCGTGGTGGGACCGGGCGTCTTCTACGGAGACGCGGGCAACGGCTACATCCGGGTTGCCCTCACCGGATCCGATGAGCGGATCGACGCGGCTGTTGAACGGCTTGCCGGCTCCTGA
- a CDS encoding citrate synthase, which produces MTETNNAATLLHAGGELKLPRIQVVEGNEGYDVSKLLKQTGAVTFDPGFMNTAATTSAITYIDGDAGILRYRGYPIEQLAQHSSFLEVSYLLIYGNLPTPTELDEFDQKIRRHTLLHEELKGFFGGFPRDAHPMPVLSSAVSALSTFYQDSLDPFNAEQVEVSTIRLMAKLPVIAAYAHKKSIGQPMLYPDNSMNLVENFLRLSFGLPAEQYEVDPVVAKALDLLLILHADHEQNCSTSTVRLVGSSNANLFASVSAGINALFGPAHGGANEAVLKMLRQIQAEGLKPEDYMEKVKNKEDGVRLMGFGHRVYKNYDPRAKIVKATAHEILSKLGGNDELLDIAMRLEEKALSDDYFIQRKLYPNVDFYTGLIYKAMGFPEKMFTVLFAIGRLPGWIAQWREMISDPNTKIGRPRQLYIGEPERDYPVR; this is translated from the coding sequence ATGACTGAGACCAACAATGCTGCGACCCTGCTCCACGCAGGTGGCGAGCTGAAGCTCCCGCGCATCCAGGTTGTTGAAGGGAACGAGGGTTACGACGTCTCCAAGCTGCTGAAGCAGACCGGCGCCGTGACCTTTGACCCCGGCTTCATGAACACCGCAGCAACCACCTCGGCAATCACCTACATCGATGGCGATGCGGGCATCCTGCGCTACCGCGGATACCCCATCGAGCAGCTGGCGCAGCACTCCAGCTTCCTTGAGGTGTCCTACCTGCTGATTTACGGCAACCTGCCCACGCCCACCGAGCTGGACGAATTCGACCAGAAGATCCGCCGGCACACCCTGCTGCACGAGGAACTCAAGGGCTTCTTCGGCGGCTTCCCCCGCGACGCGCACCCCATGCCCGTGCTGTCGTCGGCCGTGTCTGCGCTGTCCACCTTCTACCAGGACTCGCTGGACCCGTTCAATGCCGAGCAGGTGGAAGTCTCCACGATCCGCCTCATGGCCAAGCTGCCGGTCATCGCTGCCTACGCGCACAAGAAGTCCATCGGCCAGCCCATGCTGTACCCGGACAACTCCATGAACCTGGTGGAGAACTTCCTGCGCCTCAGCTTCGGCCTGCCCGCCGAGCAGTACGAGGTGGACCCGGTGGTTGCCAAGGCCCTGGACCTGCTGCTCATCCTCCACGCTGACCACGAGCAGAACTGCTCCACCTCCACGGTGCGCCTGGTGGGTTCGTCCAACGCCAACCTCTTCGCCTCGGTTTCCGCGGGCATCAACGCCCTCTTCGGCCCGGCCCATGGCGGTGCCAACGAGGCCGTGCTGAAGATGCTCCGCCAGATCCAGGCCGAGGGCCTCAAGCCCGAGGACTACATGGAGAAGGTCAAGAACAAGGAAGACGGCGTCCGCCTCATGGGCTTCGGGCACCGCGTGTACAAGAACTACGATCCGCGTGCCAAGATCGTCAAGGCCACGGCCCACGAGATACTCAGCAAGCTCGGCGGCAACGACGAACTGCTGGATATCGCCATGCGCCTGGAAGAGAAGGCACTCAGCGATGACTACTTCATCCAGCGCAAGCTCTACCCGAACGTCGACTTCTACACCGGCCTGATCTACAAGGCCATGGGCTTCCCCGAGAAGATGTTCACGGTGCTGTTCGCCATCGGCCGCCTCCCCGGCTGGATCGCCCAGTGGCGCGAGATGATCAGCGACCCCAACACCAAGATCGGCCGTCCGCGCCAGCTCTACATCGGCGAGCCGGAGCGGGACTACCCGGTCCGCTAA
- the galE gene encoding UDP-glucose 4-epimerase GalE — MKILVTGGTGYIGSHTVLSLQEAGHDVVVIDNLVNSSEESLRRVAELSGKTADFHNVDLVDESAVEKVFAGSGIDAVIHFAGLKAVGESVQEPLKYYYNNLVGTLNLIRVMDRHDVRSIVFSSSATVYGEHNPIPYVEKMEIGANNPYGRTKEQIEDILSDLGAADSRWHIALLRYFNPVGAHPSGRIGEDPQGIPNNLVPFIAQVAVGRREKLMVFGGDYDTPDGTCLRDYIHVVDLAEGHVAALDHIAGRTGVFRWNLGSGKGSSVLEVLRSFEKAVGKPIPYEITGRRTGDLPAFWADATSALADLSWSTTKTVDQMCEDHWRWQKNNPQGYNS; from the coding sequence ATGAAAATCCTGGTCACCGGCGGCACCGGCTACATCGGTTCCCACACTGTTCTTTCCCTGCAGGAAGCCGGCCACGACGTGGTCGTCATCGACAACCTGGTCAACTCCAGCGAGGAGTCGCTGCGCCGCGTGGCTGAACTCAGCGGCAAGACCGCAGACTTCCACAACGTTGACCTCGTGGATGAGTCCGCCGTCGAAAAGGTCTTTGCCGGCAGCGGCATCGACGCCGTCATCCACTTCGCGGGGCTCAAGGCCGTGGGGGAATCAGTCCAGGAGCCGTTGAAGTACTACTACAACAACCTGGTGGGGACCCTGAACCTGATCCGCGTCATGGACAGGCACGATGTCCGGTCCATCGTCTTCAGCTCCTCTGCCACCGTCTATGGCGAACACAATCCCATCCCCTACGTGGAGAAGATGGAGATTGGCGCCAACAACCCCTACGGGCGCACCAAGGAACAGATCGAGGACATCCTCTCCGACCTTGGCGCAGCCGACTCCCGCTGGCACATAGCACTCCTGCGCTACTTCAACCCCGTCGGCGCGCACCCCTCAGGCCGTATCGGCGAGGACCCCCAGGGCATCCCCAACAACCTGGTCCCGTTCATCGCCCAGGTGGCCGTGGGCCGGCGCGAGAAGCTCATGGTCTTTGGCGGCGACTACGACACCCCGGACGGCACCTGCCTGCGCGACTACATCCACGTGGTGGACCTGGCCGAAGGGCACGTCGCAGCGCTGGACCACATCGCCGGGCGGACAGGGGTCTTCCGCTGGAACCTGGGTTCCGGCAAGGGCTCCTCCGTCCTGGAGGTCCTGCGCTCCTTTGAGAAGGCCGTGGGCAAGCCCATCCCGTACGAGATCACCGGCCGCCGCACAGGGGACCTTCCCGCCTTCTGGGCCGACGCCACCTCCGCCCTGGCGGACCTGAGCTGGTCCACCACCAAGACTGTGGACCAGATGTGCGAGGACCACTGGCGCTGGCAGAAGAACAACCCCCAGGGCTACAATTCCTGA
- a CDS encoding TetR/AcrR family transcriptional regulator, translated as MPKIVDAGARRQDVVQAVLRIIAVDGLERASLREVADEAGLAVGSVRHYFDGSEELLAYSFGTVVDRVVGRLEGLLPAVQEAPRASLEQRQAVLTLLGGMLPLDEETAVEACALLAFKNAARIRPFLAAEADRSHREVAAIVGGVVATVLPDDEAQETLVVEAERLLATLDGLCMHALLQPGWMTAQMCRDVLERHLEGLEP; from the coding sequence GTGCCCAAAATTGTAGATGCCGGCGCCAGGCGGCAGGACGTAGTCCAGGCGGTTCTCCGCATCATCGCTGTTGACGGGCTTGAACGTGCCTCCCTGCGCGAAGTGGCGGACGAGGCCGGGCTGGCCGTCGGTTCTGTCCGGCACTACTTCGACGGCAGTGAGGAGCTCCTGGCGTATTCGTTCGGCACGGTGGTGGACCGGGTGGTCGGCCGGCTCGAGGGCCTGCTTCCCGCCGTGCAGGAGGCTCCACGGGCCAGCCTCGAACAGCGTCAGGCCGTATTAACCCTCCTGGGCGGCATGCTCCCCCTGGATGAGGAAACAGCCGTGGAAGCCTGTGCCCTGCTGGCCTTCAAGAACGCGGCGCGGATCAGGCCGTTCCTGGCCGCGGAAGCCGACCGCAGCCACCGCGAAGTCGCGGCCATCGTTGGCGGGGTGGTTGCCACCGTGCTGCCGGACGATGAAGCCCAGGAGACCCTGGTGGTGGAGGCGGAACGGCTCCTGGCCACGCTGGACGGACTGTGCATGCATGCCCTCCTGCAACCGGGCTGGATGACCGCGCAGATGTGCCGCGACGTACTTGAGCGGCACCTGGAGGGGCTGGAACCGTAG
- the dapD gene encoding 2,3,4,5-tetrahydropyridine-2,6-dicarboxylate N-succinyltransferase, which produces MTETASSAVPETLTSDADDRSAYGFGVATIATSDATVLDAWFPAPALGVAAENLRSVENADETLVQIAEHGADEDRGTEQKVVFVQINLDAAPADTADAYLRLHLLSHRLVRPNSINLDGIFGKLPNVVWTNFGPAAVEGFELTRARLRRRGAVTVYGIDKFPRMVDYVVPSGVRIADADRVRLGAHLAAGTTVMHEGFVNFNAGTLGTSMVEGRISAGVVTGDGSDVGGGASIMGTLSGGGKEKITIGERVLLGANSGVGISIGDDSVVEAGLYVTAGTRVRVPGPKDEVGEDTTRIVKAAELSGVPNLLFRRNSTTGAVEALPRKGQTVELNDALHAN; this is translated from the coding sequence ATGACTGAGACCGCTTCCTCTGCCGTGCCCGAAACCCTGACCTCCGACGCTGATGACCGTTCCGCCTATGGCTTTGGCGTAGCCACCATCGCCACCAGCGATGCCACCGTCTTGGACGCCTGGTTCCCCGCACCGGCCCTCGGTGTTGCCGCGGAGAACCTCCGCTCGGTGGAAAACGCGGACGAGACCCTGGTGCAGATCGCCGAGCACGGCGCCGACGAGGACCGCGGCACCGAGCAGAAGGTGGTTTTTGTCCAGATCAACCTCGACGCGGCCCCTGCGGACACCGCGGACGCCTATCTCCGCCTGCACCTCCTCTCGCACCGCCTGGTCCGGCCCAACAGCATCAACCTGGACGGGATCTTCGGCAAGCTCCCCAACGTCGTGTGGACCAACTTCGGCCCCGCCGCCGTTGAAGGCTTCGAACTGACGCGCGCCAGGCTTCGCCGCCGCGGTGCCGTCACCGTCTACGGCATCGACAAGTTCCCGCGCATGGTGGACTACGTGGTGCCCAGCGGGGTCAGGATTGCCGACGCCGACCGCGTCCGCCTGGGTGCGCACCTCGCCGCCGGCACCACCGTCATGCACGAGGGCTTCGTGAACTTCAACGCGGGGACCCTGGGTACCTCCATGGTGGAGGGCCGCATTTCCGCAGGCGTTGTCACCGGCGACGGAAGCGATGTAGGCGGCGGCGCCTCGATCATGGGCACCCTGTCAGGCGGCGGCAAGGAGAAGATCACCATCGGTGAGCGCGTGCTGCTCGGCGCGAACTCAGGCGTGGGCATCAGCATCGGGGACGATTCAGTGGTGGAGGCAGGGCTTTATGTCACGGCCGGCACCCGCGTCCGCGTCCCCGGACCCAAGGACGAGGTGGGCGAGGACACCACCAGGATCGTCAAGGCCGCCGAACTCTCCGGCGTGCCCAACCTGCTGTTCCGCCGCAACTCCACCACGGGCGCCGTGGAAGCCCTCCCCCGCAAGGGCCAGACCGTTGAACTGAACGACGCCCTGCACGCCAACTGA